The following proteins come from a genomic window of Geomonas sp. RF6:
- a CDS encoding VOC family protein: protein MMNPAKNTICLWYNGDAEEAARFYAETFPDSSVGAVHLAPGDFPSGRKGDVLTVEFTVLGVPCVGLNGGPAFKHNEAFSFQVSTADQAETDRYWNAIVGNGGQESACGWCKDKWGLSWQITPIILIKAVTDPDVAAAKRAFDAMMQMTKIDIAAIEAAYRG from the coding sequence ATCATGAACCCAGCAAAGAACACGATTTGCCTTTGGTACAACGGGGACGCCGAGGAGGCGGCACGGTTTTACGCGGAGACTTTTCCAGATTCGTCGGTAGGTGCGGTGCACCTCGCACCGGGAGATTTTCCGTCCGGGAGAAAAGGGGACGTGTTGACCGTCGAGTTTACCGTGTTGGGCGTTCCGTGCGTCGGGCTCAACGGCGGGCCGGCGTTCAAGCACAACGAGGCGTTCTCGTTCCAGGTCTCAACCGCAGACCAGGCCGAGACGGACCGCTACTGGAATGCGATCGTCGGCAACGGCGGGCAGGAGAGCGCGTGCGGCTGGTGCAAGGACAAGTGGGGATTGTCCTGGCAGATTACGCCGATCATCCTGATCAAAGCGGTCACCGATCCCGATGTCGCTGCTGCCAAGCGAGCGTTTGATGCGATGATGCAGATGACAAAGATCGACATCGCTGCAATCGAGGCGGCTTATCGAGGTTGA
- a CDS encoding zinc dependent phospholipase C family protein, which produces MLLLVAAAILLVLGIPHEALAWGGGVHLQLGMNVLSNLGMLDPAIAAVIGAHPYDYLYGCIAADITLGKKYTHYLQHCHRWRIGFRILENAEDDAQRSCAYGYLSHLAADCVAHNYYVPFKVMKSFAAMTLKHAYWEMRFENYVEKDIWETGKKVAQEHFSRNDLLLQRVVSNTIFSFATNKRIFNSILLVSRLEKWQAFLQTINESSRYTLEETDREEYMRLSQDAVFDFLLNGRKALIYHADPTGEKALEAGDAIRKNLRLLYKSGKITKPQANEELDQVRMKLRQAIWEPRQLRHISS; this is translated from the coding sequence ATGCTACTACTTGTCGCGGCAGCTATCCTGCTCGTTCTCGGCATCCCCCACGAGGCTCTTGCCTGGGGAGGGGGGGTGCACCTGCAGCTCGGGATGAACGTACTCTCCAACCTGGGGATGCTCGATCCCGCCATCGCCGCCGTTATCGGCGCCCACCCCTACGACTACCTCTACGGTTGCATCGCCGCGGACATCACGCTCGGGAAGAAATACACCCACTACCTGCAGCACTGCCACCGCTGGCGGATCGGCTTCCGCATCCTTGAAAACGCGGAGGATGATGCGCAGCGCTCCTGCGCCTACGGCTACCTGAGCCACCTTGCCGCGGACTGCGTCGCGCACAACTACTACGTTCCGTTCAAGGTGATGAAGAGCTTCGCGGCGATGACGCTGAAACACGCCTACTGGGAGATGCGCTTCGAGAATTACGTGGAGAAAGACATCTGGGAAACGGGGAAGAAGGTGGCACAGGAGCACTTCAGCCGCAACGACCTCCTGCTCCAGAGGGTGGTTTCCAACACCATCTTCTCGTTTGCCACCAACAAGCGGATCTTCAACTCCATCCTGCTGGTGAGCCGCCTGGAGAAGTGGCAGGCGTTTCTGCAGACCATCAACGAAAGCTCCCGCTATACACTGGAGGAAACGGACCGGGAAGAGTACATGCGCCTCTCCCAGGACGCGGTCTTCGATTTTCTGCTGAACGGGCGAAAGGCCCTTATCTACCATGCCGACCCCACCGGCGAGAAGGCGCTGGAGGCCGGGGATGCCATCCGCAAGAACCTGAGGCTTCTGTACAAGAGCGGGAAGATCACCAAGCCGCAGGCGAACGAGGAGCTCGATCAGGTCCGGATGAAGCTCAGGCAGGCGATTTGGGAACCGCGGCAGTTGCGGCATATCTCCAGCTGA
- a CDS encoding uracil-DNA glycosylase family protein: MVELAEQELLVASLRGYLEELLESGVTELAFGGESASPPAASPVAASPAAAPAAESPVAPLYQAFGDPAARLVLVMTGDGYRGDAGELLAKMVQAMGFAIEEVYLLTFDPANPPSRSSLLEVLHTVEPEAVMTLGEDAAQILAGSDVSLADLRGSFSALEGAPLMPTWHPEVLLNNQALKREAWNDMQQVMHRLGKSRRA; encoded by the coding sequence ATGGTTGAACTGGCTGAGCAGGAGCTTCTGGTGGCGTCCCTGCGGGGGTACCTGGAGGAGCTGCTGGAAAGCGGCGTGACGGAGCTGGCGTTCGGCGGCGAAAGCGCATCGCCTCCCGCCGCATCACCGGTTGCTGCATCTCCTGCAGCTGCTCCCGCCGCGGAGAGCCCCGTAGCACCCCTTTACCAAGCCTTTGGCGATCCGGCCGCGCGTCTCGTACTGGTCATGACCGGCGACGGCTACAGGGGCGACGCCGGCGAGCTCCTGGCAAAAATGGTACAAGCGATGGGTTTCGCCATTGAAGAGGTCTATCTCCTCACCTTTGATCCTGCCAATCCCCCGTCCCGATCATCCCTTCTGGAGGTGCTGCACACGGTTGAGCCCGAGGCGGTGATGACTCTGGGAGAAGACGCGGCGCAGATTCTCGCCGGAAGCGACGTCTCCCTTGCCGACCTGCGCGGCTCCTTTTCTGCGCTGGAGGGCGCACCCCTCATGCCGACGTGGCACCCGGAGGTGCTCCTCAACAACCAGGCCCTCAAGCGCGAGGCGTGGAACGACATGCAGCAAGTGATGCACCGCCTCGGGAAGTCGCGCCGCGCCTGA
- the coaBC gene encoding bifunctional phosphopantothenoylcysteine decarboxylase/phosphopantothenate--cysteine ligase CoaBC has translation MLKGKEIILGVTGGIAVYKAVELLRLLTKAGANVHVIMTRAATEFVAPLTFQTLSGRPVHTELFSLIQEQEIGHISLADRADLFVIAPATANFVGKVACGLADDLLTTAVMATKAPVLIAPAMNMNMYQNPIYRENEARLKKHGYLFVHPATGLLACGWEGEGKLPDPEVIFEEALAALTQKTLPEVRVVVSAGPTREAIDPVRYLSNHSSGKMGYAIAREAARRGAEVTLVTGPTALKVPAGVNVVRVESALEMRDAMLERAATSDIIIKAAAVADYRPRERFDQKVKKGDATLTLDLEKNPDILAELGSQKGERLLVGFAAETEALLENAEKKLREKNLDLVVANDVAAEGAGFHVDTNIVKFLYRDGRVEDLPLMSKDAVAAQILDRVEALYRTR, from the coding sequence ATGCTAAAGGGAAAAGAGATTATTCTTGGAGTCACCGGGGGGATCGCCGTGTACAAGGCGGTGGAGCTCCTGCGCCTCCTGACGAAGGCCGGCGCGAACGTCCACGTCATCATGACGCGCGCGGCTACTGAATTCGTGGCTCCTCTCACCTTTCAGACCCTCTCCGGGCGCCCGGTCCACACGGAGCTCTTCAGCCTGATCCAGGAGCAGGAAATAGGGCACATCTCCCTTGCCGACCGCGCCGACCTCTTCGTCATCGCGCCCGCCACCGCGAACTTCGTCGGGAAGGTCGCCTGCGGACTGGCCGACGATCTCCTCACCACCGCCGTCATGGCAACGAAGGCGCCGGTTCTGATCGCCCCCGCCATGAACATGAACATGTACCAGAACCCGATCTACCGGGAGAACGAGGCGCGGCTCAAGAAGCACGGCTACCTCTTCGTCCACCCCGCCACCGGGCTCCTCGCCTGCGGCTGGGAAGGGGAGGGGAAGCTTCCCGATCCGGAGGTAATTTTTGAGGAGGCGCTCGCGGCGCTGACCCAGAAGACGCTTCCCGAGGTGCGGGTCGTCGTCTCTGCCGGCCCTACCCGGGAAGCGATCGACCCGGTCCGCTACCTCTCCAACCACTCCTCCGGGAAGATGGGGTATGCCATAGCCCGGGAGGCGGCTCGGCGCGGCGCGGAGGTGACGCTGGTGACCGGGCCGACGGCGCTGAAGGTGCCTGCCGGCGTGAACGTGGTGCGGGTGGAGAGCGCCCTGGAGATGAGGGACGCGATGCTGGAGCGCGCGGCTACCTCCGACATCATCATCAAGGCAGCAGCAGTGGCGGATTACCGGCCGCGCGAGCGCTTCGACCAGAAGGTGAAAAAGGGTGACGCGACGCTGACGCTGGATCTTGAGAAAAACCCCGACATACTCGCGGAGCTCGGTTCGCAGAAAGGGGAAAGGCTTCTGGTCGGCTTTGCGGCGGAGACGGAAGCGCTCCTGGAAAATGCGGAGAAGAAGCTCAGGGAGAAGAATCTGGATTTGGTGGTGGCGAACGACGTAGCGGCGGAGGGCGCCGGTTTCCACGTCGACACCAACATCGTGAAGTTTCTGTATCGTGACGGAAGGGTGGAGGATCTCCCCCTCATGTCGAAGGACGCCGTCGCGGCCCAGATACTAGACCGCGTGGAGGCGCTGTACCGCACCCGCTAG
- a CDS encoding MBL fold metallo-hydrolase, translated as MIMEIVVVDPLGVNCVILGDEKTKVGAIVDPGGDASDILAAVERLGLTVKYIINTHGHFDHIGANAEVKEKTGAELLIHEGDFPMLTRASQWATQYGLSVQDSPHPTSYLTDGMKIEIGGLTVEVIHTPGHTPGGCSLYLKEEGIVITGDTLFADSVGRTDLPGGSHQTLIRSIREKLLVLPDDTTVWPGHGPSTTIGRERHGNPFLT; from the coding sequence ATGATCATGGAAATCGTGGTGGTGGACCCCCTGGGGGTGAATTGCGTCATCCTCGGAGATGAAAAGACCAAGGTCGGGGCGATCGTAGATCCCGGCGGCGATGCCTCCGACATCCTCGCAGCGGTGGAGCGGCTCGGGCTCACGGTGAAGTACATCATCAACACCCACGGCCACTTCGACCACATCGGCGCCAACGCCGAGGTGAAGGAGAAGACCGGCGCGGAGCTCCTGATCCACGAGGGGGACTTCCCGATGCTGACGAGGGCGAGCCAGTGGGCGACGCAGTACGGCCTTTCGGTGCAGGACTCTCCGCACCCGACGAGCTATCTCACCGACGGGATGAAGATAGAGATAGGGGGGCTGACAGTGGAGGTGATTCACACTCCCGGCCACACCCCGGGGGGCTGCTCGCTGTACCTGAAGGAAGAGGGGATCGTCATTACCGGCGACACCCTCTTTGCTGACTCCGTCGGGCGAACCGACCTCCCCGGCGGCTCCCACCAGACGCTGATCCGCTCCATCAGGGAGAAGCTCCTCGTCCTCCCGGACGACACCACCGTCTGGCCCGGTCACGGCCCTTCCACCACCATCGGGCGTGAGCGGCACGGCAATCCGTTCCTGACGTAG
- a CDS encoding 3'-5' exoribonuclease YhaM family protein, translating into MKKICVADIKDRDLVQGVFLVKEKILAMAKNGKPYLTLKLMDKTGEVDAKVWDNADEIGALFDRNDFLKICAKASVYLGKMQLIVSDLKKVPEEEVELSEFLPETERDIQVMVGELQALIASMKDPHLQLLLRRFFDDPELMACYRVAPAAKGMHHVYLGGLLEHSLAVARLVDVIVPLYAGLNRDLLVAGALLHDIGKVREMTYLRCFDYSDEGKLIGHITIGVEMLQEKIIGIPGFPLELGMLLKHMILSHHGQYEYGSPKRPKTIEATVLNYLDDLDSKINGIRTHMKKEPENPARWTSYHRLYDRYFFKENGLGVVEEELVQEYRAEPVPLVESVEEPARREKPAIQPKERERKAFTNNPFEALKGENLDLF; encoded by the coding sequence GTGAAAAAGATTTGCGTTGCTGACATAAAGGATCGTGACCTGGTACAGGGGGTCTTCCTGGTAAAGGAAAAGATCCTCGCCATGGCCAAAAACGGCAAACCGTACCTGACGCTCAAGCTGATGGACAAGACCGGCGAGGTCGACGCGAAGGTGTGGGACAACGCCGACGAGATCGGCGCCCTCTTCGACAGGAACGACTTCCTGAAAATCTGCGCGAAGGCCTCCGTCTACCTCGGCAAGATGCAGCTCATCGTCTCCGACCTGAAAAAGGTCCCGGAAGAGGAGGTGGAGCTCTCCGAGTTCCTCCCGGAGACGGAGCGCGACATACAGGTCATGGTGGGAGAGCTGCAGGCTCTCATCGCCTCCATGAAGGACCCGCATCTGCAGCTTCTCCTGCGCCGGTTCTTCGACGATCCGGAACTCATGGCGTGCTACCGCGTCGCCCCGGCGGCGAAGGGGATGCACCACGTCTACCTCGGCGGCCTTCTGGAGCACTCCCTGGCGGTCGCGCGACTGGTGGATGTCATCGTTCCCCTCTACGCGGGACTGAACCGCGACCTCCTGGTCGCTGGGGCGCTCCTGCACGACATCGGCAAGGTGCGCGAGATGACCTACCTGCGCTGTTTCGACTACAGCGACGAGGGGAAGCTTATCGGCCACATCACCATCGGTGTGGAGATGCTGCAGGAGAAGATCATCGGCATCCCCGGCTTCCCGCTGGAGCTCGGCATGCTCCTGAAGCACATGATCCTCTCGCACCACGGCCAGTACGAGTACGGCTCCCCGAAGCGCCCGAAGACGATCGAGGCGACCGTGCTGAACTACCTGGACGACCTCGACTCGAAGATAAACGGGATCAGGACCCACATGAAGAAGGAGCCGGAGAACCCGGCGCGCTGGACCTCCTACCACCGACTGTACGACCGCTACTTCTTCAAGGAGAACGGGCTTGGCGTAGTCGAGGAGGAACTCGTGCAGGAGTACCGCGCCGAGCCGGTCCCGCTGGTGGAGAGTGTCGAGGAGCCGGCACGGCGGGAGAAGCCTGCCATTCAGCCGAAAGAGCGGGAGCGGAAGGCCTTCACCAACAACCCCTTCGAAGCGCTGAAGGGGGAGAACCTGGACCTCTTCTAG
- a CDS encoding NAD(P)/FAD-dependent oxidoreductase gives MPFLLRNLTVEPGTDEGSLPRLVAGKIGVSHTQISSFRIVRKGVDARKKGRVKLVYTLEFSLPSGTRMRRIDDLSETEVPEPPLFPRIDRDSGAVIVGMGPAGLFAALRLAEYGLTARIVERGAPVEERTRHVARFWSTGELNPQSNVQFGEGGAGAFSDGKLTTRVKDPNCAYVLEKLVRFGAPAEILYAAKPHVGTDRLAAVVSGIREHLIAKGFRISFNSTMTAIQTSGGGISGVVLNDSTEEACGALVLAPGHSARDTYAMLSREGVQMEQKPFAVGVRVEHPQELINAIQYGRNHHPALPAAEYALAYNSPTGRSAYSFCMCPGGVVVASSSEEGGVVTNGMSKYLRNAPNANSALVASVGPRDFGGDSPLAGVEFQRLLEREAFRAGGGGYRAPAQSLLAFIGEGKGSLSSSYRPGVTESDLSALLPPAVSETLREGIRYFDGKMRGFICADATLTGVETRTSAPLRIVRGDDLQSVSHRGLYPTGEGAGYAGGIMSAALDGIRVADAIAAALRG, from the coding sequence ATGCCCTTTCTGTTGCGTAATCTGACTGTCGAACCGGGTACCGACGAAGGTAGTCTGCCGCGGCTCGTCGCCGGCAAGATCGGCGTGTCCCACACCCAGATATCCTCCTTCAGGATCGTCCGCAAAGGAGTGGATGCCCGGAAGAAGGGTCGGGTGAAGCTCGTCTACACGCTGGAGTTCTCACTCCCCTCCGGGACGCGGATGCGGCGCATCGATGACCTCTCCGAAACGGAGGTGCCGGAGCCCCCCCTCTTCCCGCGCATCGATCGAGACAGCGGTGCGGTCATCGTAGGGATGGGACCCGCCGGCCTTTTTGCCGCGCTGCGCCTTGCCGAGTACGGCCTCACCGCGCGGATCGTGGAGCGCGGCGCGCCGGTGGAGGAGCGCACCCGCCACGTGGCGCGCTTCTGGTCCACGGGGGAGCTCAATCCGCAAAGTAACGTCCAGTTCGGCGAGGGTGGGGCGGGAGCCTTTTCCGACGGGAAACTCACCACCCGCGTCAAGGACCCGAACTGCGCCTACGTGCTGGAGAAGCTGGTGCGCTTCGGCGCTCCCGCCGAGATCCTCTACGCGGCGAAGCCGCACGTGGGGACCGACCGCCTCGCCGCCGTGGTGAGCGGGATCCGTGAGCATCTCATCGCGAAGGGGTTCCGGATCTCCTTTAACTCCACCATGACCGCGATCCAGACCTCCGGCGGGGGGATCAGCGGGGTCGTGCTGAACGATTCGACCGAGGAGGCGTGCGGCGCCCTCGTCCTCGCGCCGGGGCACAGCGCACGCGATACCTACGCCATGCTCTCCCGCGAGGGGGTGCAGATGGAGCAGAAGCCGTTCGCGGTGGGGGTGCGGGTGGAGCACCCGCAGGAGCTCATAAACGCCATCCAGTACGGCAGGAACCACCACCCGGCCCTCCCGGCGGCGGAGTACGCCCTTGCCTACAACAGCCCGACCGGCCGCTCGGCCTACTCCTTCTGCATGTGCCCGGGAGGTGTGGTCGTCGCCTCCAGCTCGGAAGAGGGTGGGGTGGTGACGAACGGGATGAGCAAGTACCTGAGGAATGCGCCGAACGCCAACAGCGCCCTCGTGGCGAGTGTCGGCCCGCGCGATTTCGGCGGCGACTCCCCCCTTGCCGGGGTGGAGTTCCAGCGCCTCCTGGAGCGCGAGGCCTTCCGCGCCGGTGGCGGCGGGTACCGCGCCCCTGCCCAGAGCCTCCTCGCCTTCATAGGAGAAGGGAAAGGCTCCCTCTCCTCCAGCTACCGCCCCGGGGTCACCGAGAGCGACCTCTCCGCGCTTCTGCCGCCAGCGGTGAGCGAGACGCTGAGAGAGGGGATACGCTACTTCGACGGGAAGATGCGCGGTTTCATCTGCGCGGATGCGACCCTCACCGGAGTGGAGACAAGAACCTCGGCGCCGCTTCGCATCGTGCGCGGCGACGACCTGCAATCCGTCAGCCACCGGGGGCTCTATCCCACCGGCGAGGGGGCGGGGTACGCCGGGGGGATCATGAGCGCCGCCCTCGACGGGATCCGCGTCGCCGACGCCATAGCCGCAGCGCTGCGCGGCTGA
- a CDS encoding response regulator codes for MSAARGKILLVDDDSFFLKILSDAFLSAGFEIVTAEDGIEGVQRFVEQRPDVVISDLIMPRMGGVSTCIEIARLAQDGEPVIILLTSMFQGAPHEHLTPEMGARVHIPKSTPPLDIVIIVEQLLERNRARRSAA; via the coding sequence ATGAGTGCTGCCAGGGGGAAAATCCTCCTTGTCGACGACGACAGCTTTTTCCTGAAGATCCTGAGCGACGCCTTCCTCAGTGCCGGTTTCGAAATCGTCACTGCCGAGGACGGGATCGAAGGGGTGCAGCGCTTCGTCGAGCAGCGCCCCGATGTGGTGATCTCCGATCTCATCATGCCGCGCATGGGAGGGGTGAGCACCTGCATCGAGATCGCGCGGCTGGCGCAGGACGGCGAGCCCGTCATCATCCTCCTTACCTCCATGTTCCAGGGAGCACCCCACGAACACCTGACCCCCGAGATGGGGGCGCGGGTGCACATCCCGAAGTCGACCCCCCCACTGGACATCGTCATCATCGTGGAACAACTCTTGGAACGGAACCGGGCGCGGCGCAGCGCCGCCTGA
- a CDS encoding hybrid sensor histidine kinase/response regulator, which yields MSNAEHQPRGRVLIVDDEKVILDLTAIILKNRGYEVFTALSAKEAFVIIEEQKPELVLLDYMMPNVDGLTALKEIRRRFPDTYVIMFTGKGSEEIAVELMKAGASDYILKPFNNQDMVERIESVLKLRAVELQNLALLSERERLLAEIAEWNRELEARVEEKSLALSRAQAEIVQSEKLATLGYLSAGMAHEIRNPLNSIALFVQLIRGGLDEPERQDYVEKILKEVDRIDAILSKLLDASKRPRFEITDVRVDRILENTLEAFTPQLKQKKIRVVRDYKSIPPAIKADPMEIEQIFTNLFLNSIHVMNEEGTLGVQLDQDDEYINLRVSDTGPGIAPENIPNIFDPFFTTNSRGTGLGLSVVLRIVKTYRGKIAVEKSDASGTTFSVRLPLAPA from the coding sequence ATGAGTAATGCAGAGCATCAGCCGCGCGGACGGGTCCTGATCGTCGACGACGAGAAGGTCATTCTCGATCTGACAGCGATAATCCTCAAGAACCGTGGCTACGAGGTCTTCACCGCACTGAGCGCGAAGGAGGCCTTCGTCATCATCGAGGAACAGAAGCCGGAACTGGTGCTTCTGGACTACATGATGCCGAACGTCGACGGTCTCACCGCCTTGAAGGAGATCAGGCGGCGCTTCCCGGACACCTACGTGATCATGTTCACCGGGAAGGGGAGCGAGGAGATCGCCGTCGAGCTCATGAAGGCGGGCGCCTCCGACTACATCCTGAAGCCGTTCAACAACCAGGACATGGTGGAGCGCATCGAGAGCGTGCTGAAGCTGCGCGCGGTGGAGCTCCAGAACCTGGCACTTCTGAGCGAGCGGGAGCGCCTTCTGGCCGAGATCGCGGAGTGGAACCGCGAGCTCGAGGCGCGGGTGGAGGAAAAGAGCCTGGCACTCTCGCGCGCGCAGGCGGAGATCGTGCAGTCGGAGAAGCTCGCGACGCTCGGCTACCTTTCCGCCGGGATGGCGCACGAGATCCGCAACCCGCTGAACTCCATAGCGCTCTTCGTGCAGCTCATCCGCGGCGGGCTGGACGAGCCGGAGCGTCAGGACTACGTGGAGAAGATACTGAAGGAGGTCGACCGCATCGACGCCATCCTCTCCAAGCTCCTCGACGCGTCGAAACGCCCCCGCTTCGAGATCACCGACGTGCGCGTCGACCGCATCCTGGAGAACACCCTGGAGGCGTTCACCCCGCAGCTGAAGCAGAAGAAGATCCGGGTGGTGCGCGACTACAAGTCTATTCCCCCCGCCATCAAGGCGGATCCGATGGAGATCGAGCAGATCTTCACCAACCTCTTTTTGAACTCCATCCACGTCATGAACGAGGAGGGGACCCTCGGGGTGCAGCTCGACCAGGACGACGAGTACATCAACCTGCGCGTCTCCGACACCGGCCCGGGGATCGCGCCGGAGAACATCCCGAACATCTTCGACCCCTTCTTCACCACCAACAGCCGCGGCACGGGGCTCGGTCTCTCCGTGGTGCTGCGCATCGTGAAGACCTACCGCGGCAAGATCGCGGTGGAGAAGAGCGACGCCTCCGGGACGACCTTCTCGGTGCGCCTGCCGCTCGCCCCCGCGTGA
- a CDS encoding universal stress protein: MVMFERILFATDFSESSEHAFQYALSLARQFNSRLIILHVINEPVDLRGFYVPHISFENLEKEIELGAEKMMARFCSTHIVNFDNFETLIVTGIPYEEILKKSQDDNVSMIVVGTQGRTGLDHLLFGSTAERVVRKALCPVMTVRHP; encoded by the coding sequence ATGGTCATGTTCGAAAGGATTCTCTTCGCCACCGATTTCTCCGAAAGCTCGGAACACGCCTTCCAGTACGCGCTCTCCCTGGCGCGGCAGTTCAACTCGCGCCTCATCATCCTGCACGTCATCAATGAGCCGGTCGACCTGCGCGGCTTCTACGTGCCGCACATCTCCTTCGAGAACCTGGAGAAGGAGATCGAGCTCGGCGCCGAGAAGATGATGGCCCGCTTCTGCTCCACCCACATCGTGAACTTCGACAACTTCGAGACCCTCATCGTCACCGGCATTCCGTACGAGGAGATCCTGAAGAAGTCGCAGGACGACAACGTCTCCATGATCGTCGTGGGTACGCAGGGAAGAACCGGGCTCGATCATCTCCTTTTCGGCAGCACCGCCGAGCGCGTGGTGCGCAAGGCGCTCTGCCCGGTGATGACCGTACGGCACCCTTAA
- a CDS encoding response regulator, giving the protein MAKQPKRILVVDDEENARIGLSRLLSKEGFQVDSVANGFEALNYLREQEVNLIVTDINMPEMNGITFLKELNRSYPKSNVIMITAYGGVESYIEAMNLGAFEYINKPVKIDELKSILKKIFKETSH; this is encoded by the coding sequence TTGGCAAAACAGCCGAAGAGGATACTGGTGGTGGATGATGAGGAGAACGCGCGCATCGGGCTGTCGCGCCTCCTTTCCAAGGAGGGGTTCCAGGTCGACAGCGTCGCCAACGGCTTCGAGGCGCTGAACTACCTGCGCGAGCAGGAGGTGAACCTCATCGTCACCGACATCAACATGCCCGAGATGAACGGCATCACCTTCCTCAAGGAGCTGAACCGGAGCTACCCGAAGAGCAACGTCATCATGATCACCGCCTACGGCGGCGTGGAGTCGTACATCGAGGCGATGAACCTCGGGGCCTTCGAGTACATCAACAAGCCGGTAAAGATCGACGAGCTGAAGTCGATCCTCAAGAAGATCTTCAAGGAGACGAGTCACTGA
- a CDS encoding GAF domain-containing protein, with translation MRLAARCRKCGKVMRSERVDAYRVKMSCTCGFSDFRSVTERVKTVNPFYHRGSYTPFLESEKGKTVLTMQKANREHMEIISLEEISMLVSSDYDLPEVLQLVAQKIAQQLRVSVCSIYLMEDGSDELVLAATHGYDPAFVGKIRIRVGEGITGMVAKQREHIALNRASQDARYKNFPELQEERYNAMLSYPVTDKQELFGVINVNSTAMKTFSQDEMYFVSIIANLILSAVKLRKRVAAAEKGVA, from the coding sequence ATGCGACTGGCTGCGCGCTGCAGGAAGTGCGGGAAGGTGATGAGGAGCGAGAGGGTGGACGCCTACCGGGTGAAGATGAGCTGCACCTGCGGCTTCTCCGATTTTCGCAGCGTCACGGAGCGGGTGAAGACGGTGAACCCCTTCTACCACCGCGGGAGCTACACCCCGTTCCTTGAGAGCGAAAAGGGGAAGACGGTCCTCACCATGCAGAAGGCGAACCGGGAGCACATGGAGATCATCTCGCTGGAGGAGATCAGCATGCTCGTCTCCTCCGACTACGACCTCCCCGAGGTGCTGCAGCTCGTGGCGCAAAAGATCGCGCAGCAGCTCAGGGTGAGTGTCTGCTCCATCTACCTCATGGAGGACGGCTCCGATGAGCTGGTACTTGCCGCCACGCACGGCTATGATCCCGCCTTCGTCGGAAAGATCAGGATCAGGGTAGGGGAGGGGATCACCGGGATGGTGGCGAAGCAGCGGGAGCACATAGCACTGAACCGCGCCTCGCAGGACGCCCGCTACAAGAACTTCCCGGAGCTGCAGGAGGAGCGCTACAACGCGATGCTCTCCTATCCGGTCACCGACAAGCAGGAACTCTTCGGGGTGATCAACGTAAACAGCACCGCCATGAAGACCTTTTCGCAGGACGAGATGTACTTCGTCTCCATCATCGCGAACCTGATCCTCTCCGCCGTGAAGCTCAGGAAGAGGGTCGCCGCGGCGGAAAAGGGCGTGGCTTGA
- a CDS encoding helix-turn-helix domain-containing protein: MPEAEAGNGGGVGELLRSTREARGVTLEEATRTTKISRTYLTAIEEGRFEKLPNPAYIKGFLRLYAGFLGLSGDEVVARYEATLPPAEAHPEEADHPHLQVVERVRFGGHGRWAVPALLLCLVILAAIFLTEGQERMERPAPPQQPAPPPPPAPAAAPPPQPVLQPVSSAQQAPPGPLPATAGGDSGQGAAPPVKGVMLRLRFNRDSWLTITIDDSITQRYDLKAGDIVEWKGERQFSLDLGDGGAVEAEFNGRPLKPLGEPGRQVHVELKGEGQQ; the protein is encoded by the coding sequence GTGCCTGAGGCAGAAGCAGGAAATGGAGGGGGGGTAGGGGAGCTCCTGCGCAGCACGCGCGAGGCGCGCGGCGTGACGCTGGAGGAGGCGACCCGCACCACCAAGATAAGCAGGACCTACCTCACCGCCATCGAGGAGGGGCGCTTCGAAAAGCTCCCGAACCCGGCGTACATAAAGGGCTTCTTAAGGCTATACGCGGGGTTTCTCGGCCTTTCCGGCGACGAGGTGGTGGCGCGCTACGAGGCGACCCTCCCACCGGCGGAAGCGCACCCCGAGGAGGCGGACCACCCGCACCTCCAGGTCGTGGAGCGGGTCCGCTTCGGCGGGCACGGCAGGTGGGCGGTCCCTGCGCTTCTTCTGTGCCTCGTCATTCTCGCCGCCATATTCCTGACCGAAGGACAGGAGCGGATGGAGCGGCCGGCTCCCCCGCAGCAGCCGGCTCCCCCACCGCCCCCGGCGCCCGCCGCGGCTCCCCCCCCGCAGCCCGTTCTCCAGCCGGTCTCCTCGGCGCAGCAGGCGCCGCCGGGCCCGCTCCCCGCGACGGCGGGTGGCGACAGCGGCCAGGGGGCGGCCCCCCCGGTGAAGGGGGTCATGCTGAGGCTTCGCTTCAACCGCGACAGCTGGCTCACCATCACCATCGACGACAGCATCACGCAGCGCTACGACCTGAAGGCGGGAGACATCGTGGAGTGGAAGGGGGAGCGGCAGTTCTCCCTCGATCTCGGGGACGGAGGCGCTGTGGAGGCGGAGTTCAACGGCAGGCCGCTGAAGCCCCTCGGCGAGCCGGGTAGGCAGGTGCACGTGGAGCTCAAGGGGGAAGGACAGCAATAA